The Catenuloplanes niger genome includes a window with the following:
- a CDS encoding HEAT repeat domain-containing protein yields the protein MTPATVAALLEALRHDHDGPAALARIGRHLWWLVPQPVLHDLIAGLREHLTPHDPHRAAIADLLADGVRHIDRAWPPAAKGTARATLATAVPELLGLLGDPDPAVRQHVTRTLVAVGPTEPGVAAALLARTRSEHDPAALADLLHALDDLATAPPAWFHAWLSHPEPVVRLAAVAALARHSGPADSSGEDDPLADAVPPAADDAREPDVAGDVAAGLLGVPGLSRLPDSPRFASPRNGRLDWLAVRLGRSPERAVRFASAARQAGTPETDPAAMIAAATVVRRYRLPRPGGPIVMPRASWDRLWALAAGTVEHTNQFVRPYAAGLLAVAGEAARPHADALARALAHGVDDAVVALARLDDPRVLPVLRERPLTGTGPLGRTQAITTLGPLRAHADVLLPGGG from the coding sequence GTGACTCCCGCGACGGTGGCGGCGCTACTCGAAGCGCTGAGGCACGACCACGACGGCCCGGCCGCCCTCGCCCGGATCGGCCGGCACCTGTGGTGGCTGGTGCCGCAACCGGTGCTCCACGACCTGATCGCCGGCCTGCGGGAACACCTCACTCCCCATGATCCGCACCGGGCCGCGATCGCGGATCTGCTGGCCGACGGCGTCCGGCACATCGACCGGGCGTGGCCGCCGGCCGCGAAGGGCACGGCCCGTGCGACGCTGGCGACCGCGGTTCCGGAACTGCTCGGGCTGCTCGGCGATCCCGATCCGGCGGTCCGCCAGCACGTCACGCGGACGCTGGTCGCGGTAGGACCCACGGAGCCCGGCGTGGCGGCGGCGCTGCTCGCCCGCACCCGCTCCGAACACGACCCGGCCGCGCTGGCCGACCTGCTGCACGCGCTGGACGACCTGGCCACCGCCCCGCCCGCCTGGTTCCACGCCTGGCTGTCCCACCCCGAGCCGGTGGTCCGGCTCGCCGCGGTCGCGGCCCTCGCCCGCCACTCCGGCCCGGCGGACTCGTCCGGCGAGGACGACCCGCTCGCCGATGCCGTGCCGCCTGCGGCGGACGACGCGCGAGAGCCCGACGTGGCCGGAGACGTCGCCGCCGGTCTGCTCGGGGTTCCCGGCCTGTCGCGGCTGCCGGATTCGCCGCGCTTCGCGTCACCCCGGAACGGCCGGCTCGACTGGCTCGCTGTCCGGCTGGGGCGGAGCCCGGAACGGGCCGTGCGGTTCGCGTCCGCGGCACGGCAGGCGGGAACCCCGGAGACGGATCCGGCCGCGATGATCGCGGCGGCGACGGTCGTGCGTCGCTACCGGTTGCCCCGGCCCGGCGGACCGATCGTGATGCCGCGTGCGTCCTGGGACCGGCTCTGGGCGTTGGCGGCCGGCACGGTGGAGCACACCAATCAGTTCGTCCGCCCGTACGCGGCCGGTCTGCTCGCGGTGGCGGGGGAGGCGGCCCGGCCGCACGCCGACGCGCTGGCGCGGGCGCTCGCACACGGCGTGGACGACGCGGTGGTCGCGCTGGCCCGGCTCGACGATCCGCGGGTGCTGCCCGTGCTGCGGGAGCGGCCGCTGACCGGGACGGGCCCGCTGGGCCGGACACAGGCGATCACCACGCTCGGGCCGCTGCGCGCACACGCGGATGTGCTGCTGCCCGGTGGCGGCTGA
- a CDS encoding LacI family DNA-binding transcriptional regulator, whose protein sequence is MTAARERPTLEAVARRAGVSRATVSRVVNGSTTVAEDIQEKVRIAVREMGYVPNQAARSLVTQRTDSIALILPEMPNRVFSDDQFFPGIIRGVSQELEAADRQLVLMLAGSTAGHSRVERYAMAGHVDGVMFASMHGADPLPAALSGLGIPVVCSGRPMQNHGGVPYVDVDHIAGVSSAMRHLLAAGRRRIATIAGPQDMIAGVDRLTAYRDAVEADGQLPRVAYGDFTRESGAAAMRTLLDADPDLDAVFIASDLMAHGALRTLRASGRRVPDDVAVVGFDDIEIAQFTDPPLTTVRQPIVDLGRQLARQMLIILAGEPVSPAVLLPTELIVRESA, encoded by the coding sequence GTGACGGCGGCTCGGGAGCGTCCCACGTTGGAGGCCGTGGCCCGGCGGGCGGGCGTGTCGAGGGCCACCGTGTCCCGGGTCGTCAACGGTTCCACCACGGTCGCCGAGGACATCCAGGAGAAGGTCAGGATCGCCGTCCGGGAGATGGGTTACGTGCCCAACCAGGCGGCCCGCAGCCTGGTCACCCAGCGCACCGACTCGATCGCGCTGATCCTGCCGGAGATGCCCAACCGCGTCTTCTCCGACGACCAGTTCTTCCCCGGCATCATCCGCGGCGTCAGCCAGGAGCTGGAGGCCGCGGACCGTCAGCTGGTGCTGATGCTGGCCGGCTCCACCGCCGGCCACAGCCGCGTCGAGCGCTACGCGATGGCCGGCCACGTCGACGGCGTCATGTTCGCCTCGATGCACGGCGCCGACCCGCTCCCGGCCGCGTTGTCCGGGCTCGGCATCCCGGTCGTGTGCAGCGGCCGTCCCATGCAGAACCACGGCGGCGTGCCGTATGTCGACGTCGACCACATCGCCGGCGTCTCCTCGGCCATGCGCCACCTGCTCGCCGCCGGCCGCCGGCGGATCGCCACCATCGCCGGCCCGCAGGACATGATCGCCGGCGTCGACCGGCTCACCGCGTACCGCGACGCCGTCGAGGCCGACGGCCAGCTCCCGCGGGTCGCCTACGGCGACTTCACCCGCGAGTCCGGCGCCGCCGCCATGCGCACGCTGCTCGACGCCGACCCCGACCTCGACGCCGTCTTCATCGCCTCCGACCTGATGGCCCACGGCGCGCTCCGCACGCTGCGCGCCTCCGGCCGCCGCGTCCCCGACGACGTCGCCGTGGTCGGCTTCGACGACATCGAGATCGCCCAGTTCACCGACCCACCGCTGACCACCGTCCGCCAGCCGATCGTCGACCTCGGCCGCCAGCTGGCCCGCCAGATGCTCATCATCCTGGCCGGCGAGCCGGTCAGCCCCGCGGTCCTGCTCCCCACCGAACTGATCGTCCGCGAGTCCGCGTAA
- a CDS encoding glycosyl hydrolase has translation MPVQKRPGRRSIAAGAALALMSGMLTFVVATNADAAVVGAGSYTETPPAGAALPNGCGSLTTNPRQYVTGNAPSGAVPTNDWWSSLLFKRTDCAYSEPLHAHPLSFDTFSGGLGMSYTTTPSISGTATGVGEYHYHYQQDLQVGVAGLNSPDVKVDGWSDWTVTPYWSDGARTLKATIGHGLPFAYFQVTGGNAQLTTAGTPSVWSNGGNVLGFTAGGSDYVAYAPSGATWTVSGTSITSSLAGRGYFSVAVLPTTSSTSTAAKQSLASGYGTYAHAHVTGTRISYSYNPGGNNALSTTYAFTTTAREGSASGTVVALYPHQWKYLSGSTPITDTYVSARGAMKVLTGAASFRTAMTFRGVLPEVPGVANSGADLTTLNSYLAATQANPEDNRGPDTYWTGKGLGRAARIAEIADQVGNTAVRNSALAAIKSRLTNWLTASSGESQSLFYYNANWGTLIGYPASYGSDQELNDHHFHYGYYVAAAATLARFEPAWASSGQYGGMIDLLIRDANNYDRNDTRFPYLRDFDIYAGHDWASGHGSFGSGNNQESSSEGMNFAGALIQWGQVTGNTAVRDAGVFLYTTQAAAIQEYWFDSSDTNFPAAFGHSTVGMVWGSGGAYATWFSAEPEMIQGINMLPITGGHLYLGYQPSYVNTNYAELVRNNGGPPTVWQDILWEFQALGSPDTALANFRANSGFTSEEGESKAHTFHWLRSLSALGTVDTSVSANHPLTATFVKNGARTYVASNINSSPITVTFSTGTTITVPAGRTVTTGAWSWTGGSGGGGTPQPTTGGPTTPPPTTPPPAGAANRYLISGGGLSGTAAGTGTVSVGSAGGGNYDGTPRNPVTFTATGVTNTYTGGSTAFDLFVDAGPNVGNGTQVRVSYDLTGDGSFDRVETYRYFATDPVGGYEHYTQAAGLASSAGTLGNLRNGTIRVEVWNAIGNGATTLGVGNQSIIRLPLS, from the coding sequence ATGCCCGTCCAGAAGAGACCCGGCCGGCGGTCGATAGCCGCCGGTGCCGCCCTCGCGCTCATGTCCGGCATGCTCACGTTCGTGGTCGCCACGAACGCGGACGCCGCGGTGGTCGGCGCCGGCAGCTACACCGAGACGCCCCCGGCCGGCGCGGCGCTGCCGAACGGCTGCGGCTCGCTCACCACGAACCCCCGGCAGTACGTGACCGGCAACGCGCCGTCCGGGGCCGTGCCCACCAACGACTGGTGGTCGTCGCTGCTGTTCAAGCGCACCGACTGCGCCTACAGCGAGCCGCTGCACGCACACCCGCTCTCGTTCGACACGTTCTCCGGCGGGCTCGGCATGTCCTACACCACCACGCCGTCGATCAGCGGCACCGCGACCGGCGTGGGCGAGTACCACTACCACTACCAGCAGGACCTGCAGGTCGGGGTGGCCGGGCTGAACTCGCCGGACGTCAAGGTGGACGGCTGGAGCGACTGGACCGTCACCCCGTACTGGAGCGACGGCGCGCGCACGCTCAAGGCCACCATCGGGCACGGGCTGCCGTTCGCGTACTTCCAGGTCACCGGCGGCAACGCGCAGCTGACCACGGCCGGCACGCCGAGCGTGTGGTCGAACGGCGGTAACGTCCTCGGCTTCACGGCCGGTGGCAGCGACTACGTGGCGTACGCGCCGTCCGGCGCGACCTGGACGGTGAGCGGCACGTCGATCACGTCGTCGCTGGCCGGCCGCGGCTACTTCTCGGTGGCGGTGCTGCCGACCACGTCGTCCACGTCCACCGCCGCGAAGCAGTCGCTGGCGAGCGGCTACGGCACCTACGCGCACGCGCACGTGACCGGCACCCGGATCTCGTACAGTTACAACCCGGGCGGCAACAACGCGCTGAGCACCACGTACGCGTTCACCACCACGGCGCGGGAGGGCAGCGCGAGCGGGACCGTGGTCGCGCTCTACCCGCACCAGTGGAAGTACCTGAGTGGGTCGACGCCGATCACGGACACCTACGTCTCCGCGCGCGGCGCGATGAAGGTGCTCACCGGCGCGGCGAGCTTCCGGACCGCGATGACGTTCCGCGGCGTCCTGCCCGAGGTGCCCGGCGTGGCGAACTCCGGTGCGGACCTGACCACGCTGAACAGCTACCTCGCCGCAACGCAGGCGAACCCGGAGGACAACCGCGGGCCGGACACGTACTGGACCGGCAAGGGCCTCGGCCGCGCGGCCCGGATCGCGGAGATCGCGGACCAGGTGGGCAACACGGCGGTGCGCAACAGCGCGCTCGCCGCGATCAAGTCCCGGCTGACCAACTGGCTGACCGCGTCGTCCGGCGAGAGCCAGTCGCTGTTCTACTACAACGCGAACTGGGGCACGCTGATCGGCTACCCCGCGTCGTACGGCTCCGACCAGGAGCTCAACGACCACCACTTCCACTACGGGTACTACGTCGCGGCTGCGGCGACGCTCGCCCGGTTCGAGCCGGCGTGGGCGTCCTCCGGCCAGTACGGCGGCATGATCGACCTGTTGATCCGGGACGCGAACAACTACGACCGGAACGACACCCGCTTCCCGTACCTGCGCGACTTCGACATCTACGCGGGGCACGACTGGGCGTCCGGGCACGGCTCGTTCGGCTCCGGCAACAACCAGGAGTCCAGCTCCGAGGGCATGAACTTCGCCGGCGCGCTGATCCAGTGGGGTCAGGTCACCGGCAACACCGCGGTCCGCGACGCGGGCGTGTTCCTCTACACCACGCAGGCGGCCGCGATCCAGGAGTACTGGTTCGACTCGTCGGACACGAACTTCCCGGCCGCGTTCGGGCACAGCACGGTCGGCATGGTCTGGGGCAGCGGCGGCGCGTACGCCACCTGGTTCAGCGCGGAGCCGGAGATGATCCAGGGCATCAACATGCTGCCGATCACCGGTGGGCACCTCTACCTGGGCTACCAGCCGTCCTACGTGAACACCAACTACGCGGAGCTGGTCCGCAACAACGGCGGCCCGCCGACCGTGTGGCAGGACATCCTCTGGGAGTTCCAGGCGCTCGGCAGCCCGGACACGGCACTGGCGAACTTCCGGGCGAACAGCGGCTTCACGTCGGAGGAGGGGGAGAGCAAGGCGCACACGTTCCACTGGCTGCGCAGCCTGTCCGCGCTCGGCACGGTGGACACGTCCGTCTCCGCGAACCACCCGCTGACCGCGACGTTCGTCAAGAACGGGGCGCGCACGTACGTGGCGTCGAACATCAACTCCAGCCCGATCACGGTCACCTTCTCCACCGGTACGACGATCACGGTGCCGGCCGGGCGGACCGTGACCACCGGCGCCTGGTCGTGGACCGGTGGCAGCGGCGGGGGCGGCACCCCGCAGCCGACCACCGGCGGCCCGACCACGCCGCCGCCGACCACGCCGCCGCCCGCGGGCGCGGCCAACCGGTACCTGATCTCCGGCGGTGGGCTCAGCGGCACCGCCGCGGGCACCGGCACGGTGTCGGTCGGCTCGGCCGGCGGCGGCAACTACGACGGCACGCCGCGGAACCCGGTCACGTTCACCGCGACCGGCGTCACCAATACGTACACCGGCGGCAGCACCGCTTTCGATCTGTTCGTGGACGCCGGCCCGAACGTCGGCAACGGCACGCAGGTGCGGGTCTCCTACGACCTCACCGGCGACGGCTCGTTCGACCGGGTGGAGACCTACCGGTACTTCGCCACCGACCCGGTCGGCGGATACGAGCACTACACGCAGGCGGCCGGCCTGGCGTCGTCCGCCGGCACGCTCGGCAACCTGCGCAACGGCACGATCAGGGTCGAGGTGTGGAACGCGATCGGCAACGGCGCCACCACGCTCGGCGTCGGCAACCAGTCGATCATCCGGTTGCCGCTGTCCTGA
- a CDS encoding DUF7873 family protein: protein MTTLSQIIAITKGVKAQSLRDFTDAHRNTQKAPLLSGISRKYRPKDEEGEQLPPESTRVQLSAEDVLADTAKTLTRLFDLVLTQDTANTVAKADVVVDGRTLLRDVPVTYLLFLEKQLADLHTFVDKLPVLDPAESWSFSPEIGAYASDPVETVRSRKVMRNHVKAEATKEHPAQVEVYTEDQPVGYWTTVKLSGALPATRVKELRERVQRLQQAVKFAREQANTFEVTDVKAGEAVFGYLFAR from the coding sequence GTGACCACGCTCAGCCAGATCATCGCGATCACCAAGGGAGTCAAGGCGCAGAGCCTGCGCGACTTCACCGACGCGCACCGCAACACGCAGAAGGCACCGCTGCTGTCCGGCATCTCCCGGAAGTACCGGCCGAAGGACGAGGAGGGCGAGCAGCTGCCGCCCGAGTCGACCCGCGTGCAGCTCTCCGCGGAGGACGTGCTGGCCGACACCGCGAAGACGCTGACCCGGCTCTTCGATCTGGTGCTGACGCAGGACACGGCGAACACGGTGGCCAAGGCGGACGTGGTGGTCGACGGGCGCACGCTGCTGCGCGACGTGCCGGTGACCTACCTGCTCTTCCTGGAGAAGCAGCTGGCCGACCTGCACACGTTCGTGGACAAGCTGCCCGTGCTGGACCCGGCGGAGAGCTGGTCGTTCAGCCCGGAGATCGGGGCGTACGCGTCCGACCCGGTGGAGACGGTGCGCAGCCGCAAGGTGATGCGCAACCACGTCAAGGCCGAGGCGACCAAGGAGCACCCGGCGCAGGTCGAGGTGTACACGGAGGACCAGCCGGTCGGCTACTGGACGACCGTGAAGCTCTCCGGCGCGCTGCCCGCGACCCGGGTCAAGGAGCTGCGCGAGCGCGTGCAGCGGTTGCAGCAGGCGGTCAAGTTCGCCCGCGAGCAGGCCAACACGTTCGAGGTGACCGACGTGAAGGCCGGGGAGGCCGTCTTCGGCTACCTGTTCGCACGGTAG
- a CDS encoding cutinase family protein yields MKGKKLAVVLAGALAVGGGVIAAPMAFAATAPANDCADVEIIGARGTTERPGLGVVLTPLAQQMTRELPQTVRTTALDYPANFNYAASVRAGVTQLQEDIAATAAECPETRIVLMGYSQGADVVGDTLTRLDGDLAGNVASVLLFGDPTFTRGEDFNVTDGARQGVFPRGAGALDGFADRIQSYCNRNDRFCQSGTSLAAHINYAGFRDDAVGFTAGQL; encoded by the coding sequence ATGAAGGGCAAGAAGCTGGCCGTGGTCCTCGCGGGCGCGCTGGCCGTCGGCGGTGGAGTGATCGCGGCACCGATGGCGTTCGCGGCGACCGCACCGGCGAACGACTGCGCCGACGTCGAGATCATCGGCGCGCGCGGCACCACGGAACGCCCCGGTCTCGGCGTCGTCCTGACGCCGCTGGCGCAGCAGATGACCCGCGAACTTCCCCAGACGGTACGCACCACCGCGCTCGACTACCCCGCGAACTTCAACTACGCGGCGAGCGTGCGGGCCGGTGTGACGCAGCTCCAGGAGGACATCGCGGCCACCGCGGCCGAGTGCCCGGAGACGCGGATCGTGCTGATGGGCTACTCCCAGGGTGCGGACGTGGTCGGCGACACGCTGACCCGGCTCGACGGCGACCTGGCCGGCAACGTCGCGTCTGTGCTGCTCTTCGGCGATCCCACGTTCACCCGCGGCGAGGACTTCAACGTCACGGACGGCGCCCGGCAGGGCGTCTTCCCGCGCGGCGCCGGCGCGCTGGACGGGTTCGCCGACCGGATCCAGTCGTACTGCAACCGCAACGACCGGTTCTGCCAGTCGGGGACCAGCCTGGCCGCGCACATCAACTACGCCGGCTTCCGGGACGACGCGGTCGGCTTCACCGCCGGACAGCTGTAG
- a CDS encoding DedA family protein encodes MAITNEPPMDGIAGWAVSIMETLGAPGAGLLIALENLFPPLPSEVILPLAGFAASRGDLSLAAALFWTTAGSVIGAVILYWIGAAIGRDRLRAVADRLPLIKLSDIDRTEAWFAKHGGKAVFFGRMIPIFRSLISVPAGVQKMSFGLFLLYTSLGSAIWNTVFVVAGYVLGENWQVVEETVGVYSKGVLAVCAVIAVVFVLYRIRKHYTTRTPTRPGI; translated from the coding sequence ATGGCCATAACCAACGAACCGCCGATGGACGGGATCGCCGGCTGGGCGGTCTCGATCATGGAGACGCTCGGCGCACCCGGCGCCGGCCTCCTCATCGCGCTGGAGAACCTCTTCCCGCCGCTGCCCAGCGAGGTGATCCTGCCGCTCGCCGGGTTCGCCGCGTCGCGCGGCGACCTCAGCCTCGCCGCGGCGCTGTTCTGGACCACCGCCGGCTCCGTGATCGGCGCCGTGATCCTCTACTGGATCGGCGCGGCGATCGGGCGGGACCGGCTCCGGGCCGTCGCCGACCGGCTCCCGCTGATCAAGCTCTCGGACATCGACCGGACCGAGGCGTGGTTCGCCAAGCACGGCGGCAAGGCGGTGTTCTTCGGGCGCATGATCCCGATCTTCCGCAGCCTGATCTCGGTGCCGGCCGGCGTACAGAAGATGAGCTTCGGCCTGTTCCTGCTCTACACCTCGCTGGGCAGCGCGATCTGGAACACCGTGTTCGTGGTCGCCGGCTACGTGCTGGGCGAGAACTGGCAGGTCGTCGAGGAGACCGTCGGCGTCTACTCCAAGGGCGTGCTGGCGGTGTGCGCGGTGATCGCGGTGGTGTTCGTGCTCTACCGCATCCGCAAGCACTACACCACCAGGACCCCTACTCGCCCAGGTATCTGA
- a CDS encoding response regulator transcription factor: MRVIIAEDSALLRDGLRRLLVDEGYTVVDAVGDGATLVESVSRHLPDLVVADVRMPPTHSDEGLRAAVEIRRRWPSIGVLMLSQYVEQRYAVDLLTGHGTRVGYLLKDRVADVGEFLEALARVGAGGTAFDPEVVRQLLRRTTHSDPLTRLTGREKDVLDAMAQGHNNASIAARLHVSQSAVEKHVRSIFDKLGLADAEGYSRRVLAVLRYLGE, encoded by the coding sequence GTGCGCGTGATCATCGCGGAGGACTCCGCACTGCTCCGGGACGGCCTGCGCCGGCTGCTGGTCGACGAGGGCTACACCGTGGTGGACGCGGTCGGCGACGGTGCCACGCTGGTCGAGTCCGTCTCCCGGCACCTGCCGGACCTGGTGGTGGCGGACGTCCGCATGCCGCCCACGCACTCGGACGAGGGGCTGCGCGCGGCCGTGGAGATCCGTCGGCGCTGGCCGTCGATCGGCGTGCTGATGCTGTCCCAGTACGTCGAGCAGCGCTACGCCGTCGACCTGCTCACCGGCCACGGGACCCGGGTCGGTTACCTGCTCAAGGACCGGGTCGCGGACGTGGGGGAGTTCCTGGAGGCGCTGGCCCGGGTGGGTGCGGGCGGCACCGCGTTCGATCCGGAGGTGGTCCGGCAGCTGCTGCGCCGGACCACGCACTCGGACCCGCTGACCCGGCTGACCGGGCGGGAGAAGGACGTGCTGGACGCGATGGCGCAGGGGCACAACAACGCGTCCATCGCGGCGCGCCTGCACGTGTCGCAGAGCGCGGTGGAGAAGCACGTCCGGTCGATCTTCGACAAGCTCGGCCTGGCGGACGCGGAGGGTTACAGCCGCCGCGTCCTGGCCGTCCTCAGATACCTGGGCGAGTAG
- a CDS encoding sensor histidine kinase yields the protein MRIWGAVVASARLVWGLAVGALTAVATLAGLAAGGIVLAPALAWPSAREASMHRLARTVLWLAEFERHRLYRLFGDAEAKTYRGYGPERALAYLGVRWPVGLLGGGILLLFVYGAGTIVFFVWYWLTGRYPDNIPPSPWIITYLAVACGFALFLGVQGLIGVVRLERNVARRFLGPTPADLLRVRIEQLSATRADVVAAVDAERRRIERDLHDGVQQRLVALGMLLGRARRSGAAGDEAKSADLLAQAHAESREILDELREVAWRVYPAALDTLGLKDALAGVAERAPIPVTVRYDVPDAPPAPVVTAAYFVVSEAVTNAVKHASASRIEIVVTRERKTMTVRVSDDGGGGADPAGAGLTGLARRVAALDGRFAVISPVGGPTEVRVVLPCA from the coding sequence GTGCGGATCTGGGGCGCGGTCGTCGCGAGTGCGCGTCTGGTCTGGGGCCTGGCGGTCGGTGCGCTGACCGCGGTCGCCACGCTGGCCGGGCTGGCCGCCGGGGGGATCGTGCTGGCGCCGGCGCTGGCCTGGCCGTCCGCGCGGGAGGCGTCGATGCACCGGCTGGCCCGCACCGTGCTGTGGCTGGCCGAGTTCGAGCGGCACCGGCTCTATCGCCTGTTCGGCGACGCCGAGGCGAAGACCTACCGGGGGTACGGTCCGGAGCGCGCGCTCGCCTACCTCGGCGTGCGCTGGCCGGTCGGCCTGCTCGGCGGCGGCATCCTGCTGCTGTTCGTCTACGGCGCCGGCACGATCGTGTTCTTCGTCTGGTACTGGCTGACCGGCCGCTACCCGGACAACATCCCGCCCAGTCCGTGGATCATCACGTACCTCGCCGTCGCCTGTGGATTCGCGCTGTTCCTCGGCGTGCAGGGGCTGATCGGCGTGGTCCGGCTGGAGCGCAACGTCGCCCGCCGCTTCCTCGGCCCGACCCCGGCCGACCTGCTGCGCGTGCGCATCGAGCAGCTCTCCGCGACCCGGGCGGACGTGGTCGCCGCGGTGGACGCGGAGCGCCGCCGGATCGAGCGGGACCTGCACGACGGTGTCCAGCAGCGCCTGGTCGCGCTCGGCATGCTGCTCGGCCGGGCCCGGCGCAGCGGCGCGGCCGGTGACGAGGCGAAGTCCGCGGACCTGCTGGCCCAGGCGCACGCGGAGTCCCGGGAGATCCTGGACGAGCTGCGCGAGGTCGCCTGGCGCGTCTACCCGGCCGCGCTGGACACGCTGGGCCTGAAGGACGCGCTGGCCGGCGTGGCGGAGCGTGCGCCGATCCCGGTGACGGTGCGCTACGACGTGCCGGACGCGCCGCCCGCGCCGGTGGTGACCGCGGCCTACTTCGTGGTGTCCGAGGCGGTGACGAACGCGGTGAAGCACGCGTCCGCGTCCCGCATCGAGATCGTGGTGACGAGGGAGAGGAAGACCATGACGGTCCGGGTGTCGGACGACGGCGGCGGTGGCGCGGATCCGGCCGGTGCGGGGCTGACCGGCCTGGCCCGGCGGGTGGCCGCGCTGGACGGCCGGTTCGCGGTGATCAGCCCGGTCGGCGGCCCGACCGAGGTGCGGGTGGTGCTCCCGTGCGCGTGA
- a CDS encoding MarR family winged helix-turn-helix transcriptional regulator → MLDLVNEATARRDAVDALVEAWRADLPTFAGVELELCKRASRLSILIHEATNASLAALGLTKAEHEVLSVLRAAGEPYRLRPVDLIDRLRFSSGGTSNLLRRLVEDGLVVKEADDRDARSTWVRLTEQGMATAEAAVRAQAEAQHAVLARVSPEAARAAADALREVLLALGDLPSVEGKKR, encoded by the coding sequence ATGCTGGACCTCGTGAACGAGGCCACCGCACGCCGGGACGCCGTCGACGCGCTCGTCGAGGCGTGGCGGGCGGACCTGCCCACATTCGCCGGCGTCGAGCTGGAGCTGTGCAAGCGCGCCTCCCGGCTCAGCATCCTGATCCACGAGGCGACCAATGCGAGCCTGGCCGCGCTCGGGCTCACCAAGGCGGAGCACGAGGTGCTGTCCGTGCTCCGGGCCGCCGGCGAGCCGTATCGGTTGCGGCCCGTCGACCTGATCGACCGGCTGCGCTTCTCCTCCGGCGGCACCAGCAACCTGCTCCGCCGCCTGGTGGAGGACGGGCTGGTGGTCAAGGAGGCGGATGATCGCGACGCCCGCTCCACCTGGGTCCGGCTCACCGAGCAGGGCATGGCGACCGCCGAGGCCGCGGTGCGCGCGCAGGCCGAGGCGCAGCACGCCGTGCTGGCCCGGGTCAGCCCGGAGGCGGCCCGCGCCGCGGCCGACGCGCTGCGCGAGGTGCTGTTGGCGCTCGGTGACCTGCCCAGCGTCGAGGGCAAGAAGCGCTGA